GCCCGATTTCCCGGTGGGCGGTTGGGTAATCCGGCTTTACCCCCACCGCTCTCCGGTAGGCCGTAAGGGCGTCGCTGGGCTGGCCCAGGGCGCGGAAGGTACCACCCAGGTTGTACCAGGCGGATTCAAAATTCCGGTTCAGGGTTGTTGTATTTTCAAAGTACTGCCGGGCGCTGGCATAATCCCGATTGGTAAAATAAGCCCTGCCCAAATCATAGGAGTAAATGTAATTTTTAGGATCCAGACGTACCGCTTCCTTTAGTTCGGCGATGGCGGCATCCGTTTGGCGGAGATCCCGGCTCAGTTTGCCCAGGGTATAATGGGGCAAAGCCTGGGTGGGATCCTTCTGAATAGCTGAACGTGCATGGGCAGCCGCTTCCTGGCCAGCCTCACGGCCTTCGGGGGTATCGGGCTGTTTGGAAAAGACCTCGTAGTAAGCCTCGGCAATCTCCGCCATTTCCTGGGCTTCAAACCGGTTTTCTCCGGGGGGCATCTTTCCCAGGGCTTCGTTAAAGGCTTCCCGGGCGGCGTTCAAATCATTCCGGCTTATGGCTTCCCGCCCCTTGGCAACCAGGCTCTGCACTTCCCGCATCTGCGCCTGGAGAGCCGCAGATTTCCGGGCCATTTCTTCTTCCTGGGCCTTACGGCGCTCCGCCTCTGCGGCAATCCCCGCCTGACGTTCCGCCTCTGCAGCGGCCTGGGCAGCGGAGCTTTCCTCCATCATGGCCAATTCCGCAGCCCGGCGCTCTTCTTCCAGCTTTGCCTGGGCGGCTGTTTCTTCGGGACTTGGGCCGGTTGGAACAGCGTCATTTTCCGCAGCCAGCCGCCGGAGCCGGAGAATTTCATCACGTAATTCCCGGGCTTCCGGATCTTCGGAATTTTCAATCAAAAACCGGTCCAAAATGTCCAGAGCACGCTGATATTCTCCCTGGGCTATATATTCCCGGGCCAGCAAAAAAGAATTTGCCCGGATCATATTGGGACTTTCGGCGGGTTTACGTAAAAAAACAAAATACGATACGGCTAAAAGGACAAGCGCCACCGCTGCCGCCGAAATACCGATGATAATCTTCTTATTTTTTTTCATACCGGATACATACTCCTCGTTAAATTATTCCAATTCAAATTCGCTATCATACCCCAGAATATCCTCGCTGCCCGAGGAAAGCCCCTTGGTATCCTCCGCTGCGGACTGGAGAGAGGCGGTAACCTCGTCAAGAATTCGCTTTTTTCGCTCCGCCTCTGCGGCCGCCTTGGCTTCCTCTATAATACGCTGCCGTTCTACGGCGGCAAAGTCCGAACGTATTGCCGATATGAGCTGTTCTATTCGGCTTCGCTGGGAAGAACCGGGTTCGAAGTTTAGGTAGGATTCATAATCATAGATAGCATCCTGTAGAGCTTGTCTGGTAAGCCTGGCATTCGC
This Treponema primitia ZAS-1 DNA region includes the following protein-coding sequences:
- a CDS encoding tetratricopeptide repeat protein — encoded protein: MKKNKKIIIGISAAAVALVLLAVSYFVFLRKPAESPNMIRANSFLLAREYIAQGEYQRALDILDRFLIENSEDPEARELRDEILRLRRLAAENDAVPTGPSPEETAAQAKLEEERRAAELAMMEESSAAQAAAEAERQAGIAAEAERRKAQEEEMARKSAALQAQMREVQSLVAKGREAISRNDLNAAREAFNEALGKMPPGENRFEAQEMAEIAEAYYEVFSKQPDTPEGREAGQEAAAHARSAIQKDPTQALPHYTLGKLSRDLRQTDAAIAELKEAVRLDPKNYIYSYDLGRAYFTNRDYASARQYFENTTTLNRNFESAWYNLGGTFRALGQPSDALTAYRRAVGVKPDYPTAHREIGRILAAQGDPRGAADAFTKALQYAPNDLASVRELGVAQMASGDFVSAEASFAKALKSSPKDDQTNYNMAVVKINQDKGAEALDYAKQAMDTAPSNAVYAYTLGLAYEATGDFEGAVAAYGRAVSLDGTYIRPRINLGSLYLANGFSEQAVNLLSAAYNQEPRSFEVNNNLGSAYARLEQWPQSVEHYEKALQSEPNNPTVRINLARALAGSGDLQKARDAYLECLKVDAANWDAQLELGKTYVSLGDPDSAKRSLRELISRNPNYTGKAEAERILSGL